Within the Thalassophryne amazonica chromosome 19, fThaAma1.1, whole genome shotgun sequence genome, the region ACTACAGGCAGAAAAACAGCTCTCCTGCCAAACCTGTCTGTATTAAACATCACTGTTAAACACACACTCAAatatgctttgtgtgtgtgtgtgcatgcatgtagcTGCATGATTGGAAGCAAACCTCAATTTGTACAAGGACGTaggagagaatttttttttttatttttgggttgagcttcagcaccatggacagtgacCAGCATCTGTCAAAAAGCAATGCACAGACTGCCCACAAAACACTTTCACTTCATCAGTGAAGTCCCCATTAGGTTTAATTTCATCGTTAGCACACCAGAGCAGTCGTtactacattttttttgtttaaccACATTCAAAGTTCAACCACATCTTCCATGTTAATAGAGATCAAACCACCTCCTTATCGGTTTCTACTGTGTTCCTGCTACGTGTTGAACGTTCTTACGGCGACAACCCAATTTTTTTCTGGATGTACTCCAAATGTGGCCAGACAAAAATCAAAACCATCAAAATGTGTATAAAAACAGTTATGAGCATTTGCAAATTCAGTGTTCTACTCGAAGCCATCAAAAGAGATGATGTTGCTGGTTTTAGAGTGTTGGAGGCCTGCGATGGCTTTCATGGTTGACCAAGCAGATCCAAGATTATTCATAGTTATATTGTTAAGTACTGCGCAGTATATGCAGTACTcaatataaatgatataaatttggcctacgatagagatttggactccaccgaccAATCACAATCATGCAAATTTTATGATCCAGGAAAACTGTGAAATATCAGTGCTCCTTTGCTGCAGACAGAGTGAGGGGAGGGGGAGGTGTTCTGAGCTGAGGCATGTCTCTCACTGAGATAAATAATGTTTTGAGCAGTGTCTTCCACACTTAGCAGTCAGCTAAACAGGGGTTCTCTTGCAGACATGTCCGCTGAACACCGCaaaccattatttatttatttcagcggATGCTCatgacctgaatcaaacatttgagaaagtgccacattaaataactcaaggattttttttaaccagataAGTAAATTAAGCActtctatttattttttatttattgggtTTCTTGATGCATTTTGGAAATGAGGAAATGCCTCCATCCTGAAAATGGTTCATGTACTCAGAGTGAGTGTACCATctcgtgttcaagagatgaaatgtcagccactgacccaacaaaaaataaatgtatttaattctttcaccaaaacatcaaatcaaggcttgcatcttagatgtaccttctggcaaattgtagctgtagttttgagatctgcacaataaaatgtatgtttttaaaaaaatctataacCCATTCAGAAATACTTCCATTGTAACTTTTACACTTAATTTTATATAGCGTTATATACCGttactgtgaaggaggacgaaaaaaccgtgagactgggctgaatatACTGATGGTGCAGAATATAGTGTACTTCATCTCATGTTTAATATATAGTTGTTGGGTAAGTATAACGGTCATTAAATATCAGCAGAGATGCATCAATTCCAGACTTTCTGCAAAGCTTTAAGACTCTTGCATACCCCATCAAACTCAAACctgattttttttccacacaaactcTGAAATTCTTCTCAGTGGGCCAAAGAAGTATGTCCTCAAAGTGAGGTTCTATAACTTTACCCAAATGGACTTCATGCTTAGTCTTCAAGATGTTTTGCCACTTATCCAACTGATCTCAATTTCAGTTTGAAATGTCAGGAAGTCTTCAGAAATACTCCACTTGCGCTTCAGTAAACTTGGATGACTGAGAACCTTCAATGACAGGCAGACTcatataactaaggcaaagctTTGGACTGAATATCGAAgcaggttgatgtaaatatatcacGTCAACTGTATGTAAtacaatgtaaaatgtaaaaattgcttgggtgtatgaaggtactttaaataaACTGACATGATCTGGTAATGATAAACTATTGcaggctttaatggtacatacatgtgagtttattaaaggtattcatgaaaatatcattgctaagtagaataACAATTacagaaacttctgtattctcAAGATTGgtagatttattgaatgatcaatgtaatttacaacaacagtaaataatgTGTTTATGTCGTTGAcattaatgagcaaagctcttcaccatcagattttttttttcagtaaaatggctgTAGggggcattagcatggctaaaaaccttcagcctCACTCGATGTTTGGTATAAAGCTCGAAAACCAGTTTGGCATTTTTCCTCATCATTGTGATCCTTTCATCATTATTGCCAATGGCTTGTGTTGAACTGTGGGAGATATATAGAAATATGCTACTAGAGCTTGTGTtgaaattctgttgtacctgcattaactCTATTTTACCTGCATTAATATTAAATGCCcactaggtggagatattgctccatttcaagaaccttgggataAGATGATGAGCAacatgttgcttatagtagtagatggcACAGCTGGCCAAGCAACACGTGAGAGGGATGCAGTTGTCAAAGTATCACTGGCATCCCCTCTGCACCCATTTTTAAATCCAAATTTAGGGTTTTACGTGGAATTTCATCTCTCTTCACTATGCTTTAATCCCATTCCATTTACACATCTTATAAAAACTTTTAAGTGTTATATTATCATAAGCTCTTTATTATGACACACAGCAAAAGTCATCTTACAATTCGATATAAGCAGAGGTTATGAAATGACATTATGCTGCTTTCACTGCCCAAACAATGGGTCATCTTATTGTGGTGAAATATTCAGGACCACTCGGATGCTGTGGAGCCAAAACAAGACACATTAGTAGGTTTTGCATAGTTACTGACTGAGTTATCGATGGCGTAGAAAGGATATAGTGAGAGTGTAAAATTACCATTTGCTTGCTTTCATCAGATCAATGGCATCATTGATCTGATCCAAGGTCATGTTGTGAGTGATAAACTCATCCAGTTTGATCTTCTTGTCCAGGTAGGCTTGAACCATCAGGGGCACACTGTCCTTACTCTTGAACCCTGATCCACAAAATAAATTCAGTGTTTAAAACACGTCAACAACTGGATCACCAAAAACACAACATGTACATTTGAGTGATTTCATGGGTCAAGTTTGTTGTATTTTGTCACCTCCAAACAAGGAGCCTTTCCATGTGCGACCTACGATGAGCTGAATTGGCTTCGTGGCAACGTCCGCCATATCAGTCCAGCCAACCACGACACTGACACCCCAGCCTTTCACACAGGACTCCAAAGCGCTGCGCTACATCAGGAGAAACGGCACCAGGTCATGATCTCTGACAAGGAGTATTTTGCTGCAGTTTGTGCATCTATCTGTAAACTGTTAGCTGAATATCACATTAAGACACAAACTACAATGAAATTCAGTGGAGATGTAGGCCTTGGATCAAGGAAGAGCTGAGTAGATTTTGATGCAGCTTTGGATCTTTGATCTCAAATTCTGATAATGGATCTACTCTGCAGTCCTGATGAATAAAGGGCACCAGGGCCACTGAAAAAGACAGAGACAGATGGCAATGAAATAAAATCCTTGGTGAAGTTCCAAtgtcaaagatcaggatcaaagatgagagaTCAGTATTAAAAGTAAGCAACCAGGATCAAAGGTCTAATCAATATTGCAGGCCAGCGATCAGAATCAAAGGTCAGCGATTAAAGATGAGTGAACTGGATCAATGGTCATGAGTTAAGATTAGAAATCTATGATCAAAGATGAGTTATAAAGCACAAAGGTCAGGATCAGGAACATAGGTTAGCAATCAGAAAGGTCAACAATAATGAAAGTACAGTGATCAAAGGTGAGTGATTGTGATCAAAGGTCAAGAATTAAGCTCAGAGGTGAGGTATTAGGCACACAGGTCAGGATTGAAGGCATAGGTTAGCAATTACAAACAAAGGTAATCAAGATAAAAGATCctgaatcaggatcaaagatcaatgaTCAGGTGAGTTATCAGGCTCAAAGGTCAGGAATGTGGAGCACAGATAAACAATCAGAAACAAAGGCCAACAATCATGTTCAAAGAgctggatcaaagatgagtgaccaAGATCAACAATGCagaattaggatcaaagatcagtgatcagaATAAAAGGAATTAAGATAAAATATGATTTTTCAGGGACAACGTTCAAGATCAGGAGCATAGGTATCAAAGGTAatggatcaggatcaaagatcacgaTCAGATGAGCAATCAGTATCAAAGCTCAGCAATCAGGAATTGAAAATATGCTTCTCGTAAAGGGTGAAGCCAGAAGGGCACTGGTTCAAATCAGTTGGTTTTCACTGATTAAGGTGGGAAAGAAAGAATCTTCTCACTAATGAACCTTCTTCAGCGAGATGAAGTGTAATTGTGTGCACACTTCTTCATTTCTCTCACCATGACTTCCACATTCCCAACACATTCCAGGGAGTAGTCCACTCCTCCATTAGTCATTACATACAGCACTTCATTGATGGGTCTGTCATGATCTTTGGGGTTCACAAAGTCGGTGGCACCAAACACTTTGGCCTTCTCAAACTTCTCAGGGTTGAGGTCGACTGCAATAATCCTCTCTGCTCCTGCAGCCTTGCAGCCCATGACAGCAGCCAAACCCACAGCTCCGAGGCCAAAGACAGCACAGGTGGAGCCCGGCTCGACCTAAAGTCACACAGAATCCAAGAAGAAAAGCCCTTTCATTTCTCAAACAGGCTTTTCCATTGTAAACATGAATGTGCTGGTACTGGACTTGAAGAATATGCCGGCACCTTTGCAGTATTCACTGCCGCTCCGTATCCTGTGCAGACTCCACAGCCGAGGAGACAGACTTTGTCCAGGGGAGCTGCAGGGTCAATCTTAGTCACACTGATCTGCTTCACCACGGTGTACTCTGAGAAGGTGCTGGTTCCCACAAACTGATACAACTTCTGACCCTTGCAGGAAAGCCTGCTGTCCTCCTCACACATCTCCTTATAACGGGCGGCCCTGCACAAGACAACTTCAGTCTGAcaactcatgaaaattcagtaaggtatatcttctagaatatattccatttctaaggtagaactctatgagtgtatactaaagtatatctaaatatctaaaaaaggaagggtagaatagagtaaagtagagcctcttaggtgcctggtcttgagaaccagggacctGCGTAGTTATTGTCTGCAGCCTTGTCAGGGTGTGGTACATCACTGGGGGAGtttatccataaacctcctctttggaagGGTCTTTTAATAGTCTAAAATGTCATTTTCCATGtactttaaaaagtaaaaaaaaaaaaaaaagtactgtcCGTGTCTGTGATGGTATCCTCACGCCTTGCTTTGTGGAGGACACGGGAGGGATCTGTAGCCATCAGGTAGAACTTTCCTCAGAGTTGCCCTGACAAAGTGTCCAATCACAATGTAGTCTGAGTGGTTGCATTAGAGTCTTTGTCCATGATCCTGAAGGCAATTTTGACCTAACTGGTACCATTAATTGGgactaaacaatacttacaatccagcctcagtagggTTAGAGTCTACACAAATGTAAGGTGGGTAACCCAGGGTGCCAACTATAgcaaggtaggggtcaatgaaggattacacaggggtcaacatttagaaatgctccaatcatccatccatccatccatccatccatccatccatccattttctatacctgcttactccaatcaagggtcacggggggctggagtctgtcccagcagtcataggacatgaggcggggtgcaccctggacaggatgccagtttgtctCAGAGCCACAGTTTAAAGTtaaagtttaaagtttccaatccacctaacctgcatgtctctggatgtaggaggaagccggagcacccggagggaacccacacaagcacggggagaacatgcaaatatcGATACCATGACCTttatgctgtgaggcaacagtgctaaccactaagccaccatgctgcccttatTCCAATCATATATCGTTATTCCTTATTCCTATCATATGACAgatcatttgtctgatcataaagactctTTATGactgagttatggggtaaaaacaggaaaAGAAATGATGACAAATGCCAATTTCAGCTATTACAGTTGTCAAAAGTTAATGTttccccaattttggtaaaaagtgatgcaaattattggttgcgcaAACATGGTTTTCAAAAGGAAGAGCCTGCACTGTTATACTTAGTTATCACAAACATTCAACATGATCACAACTATTCCAATTATTGATCCTATTACCTCAACTAATAGTTTATTTATGTAAAGACTTATTAAAACACACTAAGGTaacagtaacaggaagacagaggacgggaatgagaggaacagtag harbors:
- the LOC117532032 gene encoding alcohol dehydrogenase 1-like gives rise to the protein MAAAGEVIKCKAAVAWEPNKPLVIETIEVAPPQANEVRIKIVSTAICHSDMYHLLENKHEGGFPVVLGHEAAGIVESVGSGVTEFQPGDKVIPLFLSQCRECRFCKNPKSNHCEKGWAARYKEMCEEDSRLSCKGQKLYQFVGTSTFSEYTVVKQISVTKIDPAAPLDKVCLLGCGVCTGYGAAVNTAKVEPGSTCAVFGLGAVGLAAVMGCKAAGAERIIAVDLNPEKFEKAKVFGATDFVNPKDHDRPINEVLYVMTNGGVDYSLECVGNVEVMRSALESCVKGWGVSVVVGWTDMADVATKPIQLIVGRTWKGSLFGGFKSKDSVPLMVQAYLDKKIKLDEFITHNMTLDQINDAIDLMKASKCIRVVLNISPQ